In Mus caroli chromosome 16, CAROLI_EIJ_v1.1, whole genome shotgun sequence, the sequence aagaaagaaagaaagaaagaaagaaagaaagaaagagaaagaaagaaagcagacagacagcAAGCTAGgcatgggtgtggtggtggtgcatacccaTAATCTCAACACTGTGGTAGCAGAGCAGGAGGATCGTTCCAGGTCACCACATTTCTGGGTTTCTAGGGGGCTTCTGGTTCTACTGTAGGCTGAGAGGTCAGTCTATTTCTCGTCAAAGTTGGGAAGATTTGGTTCAGGACCAAACATGGCTATCTACCATGTTTATAGGGGACAGGGGAAGCTGTGGGGATcattctagtattttttttttttagacaggttatcatcatgtagtcctggctggcttggaactcacagatactGGCCTGCTTtggcctctgaagtgctgggattaaagccaccatGTTTGGTTTTacagcattttgtttgtttaatgtacaTCCCAGTGCTTACAGCCTACCctatcttcccagtcccacccctcccccactaccccctccccttctctgaggacttgtctgaggagaaggggaagccctcctGGGGTACCACTCCACCCTGATATCTGGTCCCAGAAGGACTAACCTGGTAAtacaatggcagggaacagagaccaagacaccCTTCACTCTGCTTATTAAGGGACCCACATTTTCCAGCATTTCTTTATGCAGCTTTCTATAGATAGTGAGAATTGAGCTCCATACTGCTTTGATTTACAGGCAGAGTCAGAAGGTCCTGGCTCAGAGCCATTCAGACAAGCAAGGTCAGCTCTGCCCCATCCTGTTTTACCTGCCCTGTTGCTGTAGATGCTACCACTAGGGAGGTATTGCCTGGAGCCCTGCAGGTGTGGAGTTCAGGTATGGTCCTTCTCTGATGACCTCTAAGGTGTGACACTCACCTCACTGGCAAGCCAGTGGGACTGACTCTACTCTTTCAGATCCGGCTGAGCTCTCAGGCATGCCTGCCTCTCAAGACCAGCTAGCTGCCGCTCCTCTGTCCACAGCAGTCCACTCTAAAGGTAGGGCTCAAATGCAGTGGATTGGGCACAGGTGGGCTTTGGACCACTTGCTGGTACTGGGTGACCCTACTGTAGGACATCAGGGAGGCTGTTCTGCAGGTGCCTGGGACCTGGACCTAAATGACAACTCCAAGTCAGCATTGGGGGAGCCCATATCTCCTACTGGAGATCATCATGGCTTGCCCCACCAGCCTCCAGCCTCTTCCAGGCTCAGCCTGGGTCGTCATCGAAGACTCTGCAGCTCCAATAAGGGCCAGACTCATGAGAACGGCAATCATGACTACCTGCCTCTGGTGaggactggggaggtggagggtaGCATCATTAGAGCCAGAGCTCTGtctcagctccccctccccccacctcttctCTCCTCAGGTACGACTGCAAGAGGCACCAGGCTCCTTCCGCCTGGATGAACCCTTCTGTGCTGCTGTGTGCATTCCTCAAGAACGCCTGTGTCGAGCCTCGCCCTTTGCCGCACACCGTGCCAGCCTCAGCCCCACTTCAGCATCATCTCCTTGGGCATTTCTGAGCCCTGGTATTGGCCAAGGTGACAGTGCCACAGCCTCCTGCAGCCAGTCCCCCAGCTCAGGTTCTGAGGGTCCAGGCCAGGTAGACAGTGGGAGGGGCTCAGATACCGAGGCCTCAGAAGGAATGGAAAGGCAGGACAGCTCTGATCTTCGTGGGCGCACTTGGGCCACAGCTGTGGCCCTGGCGTGGCTGGAACACCGCTGTGCAGCTGCCTTTGGCGAGTGGGAACTGACAGCTTCTAAAGCTGATTGCTGGCTGAGGGCCCAACACCTGCCAGATGGACTTGATCTGACTGCTCTTAAAGCTGCTGCCCGGGGGCTCTTTCTGTTACTGCGACACTGGGACCAGAATCTGCAGCTACACTTGCTGTGTTACAGCCCTTCGAATGTGTAAGGCTGCTTGCAGCTCTGGCTAGCGACCCCCAACACAGTCACTGCCACCCAGGGCCAGTCTCTTGGTGCTGGGAAAGAATAAGTTGGTGTCTGCTGTCCTCcattgcttcacacacacacccccctccGAACATTCTTGTCACCACAGAAAGTGCCTGcctgtgctctcttctctctcctcccactccatACCCCCTCCTATGTGCTCTGAGCTCTCTATAGGATAATGGAAGAGGAGAGAGCTACGGTCCCAAATCCTATGCAATAAAGTGCCTCTTAAGACTGCCTGATGAGTTGTTCATTTCCATGTTGGGAAGATGCACTTCATAGCTTGGTGTAGGCACGAGCAACCACTAACTTTATGTATGCTGCACAAAGGTGGACTTGGCAAGGTTTATTCTAAGAACACAGAGTCCGTTCCACCCATGATGCTGAGCAAGTCCTAGAAGGAAGGGGTGGGTTTCAGTGAGTTTTCCTGCTCGGCTGGATGCTCTTAGGAAAGAACTGgggggacagccagagctgcagcaGGATGACAGCATGGCACAGGTGTAGGGCAGCAGAGCTGAAGGATGTGGACGGGTATGTATTCCAGGAAAGCTCAATGAGTCCCAGCACCAGCAACCTGGAGATGAGAAACGGGTCCCAGCCATTTCAAGGTCGGCACCCATGCCCCAcgcccatccacccatccaccccatCCCCTTCTGTGGTTTCAGCTTTGAGGAGACCCCGAGCCCTTCTCCAACCCTTCCAGGTTGTCCCAGCTATTACCTGAGCAGGTGTGTGAGCCAGCGCGCAGGCATGGCCCACAGGAGGTAGGGCAGTGTGTGGAAATACCAGACATAAAACTGGTAGTGGAGCGAGCGGCTAAAGCAGATGCCAATGAAGTTGGAGGTGAAGAGGATGGAAACAATCTGTGATGTGATGGTTAAGGCTTTGGGTAGAAATGGAggggagtaggggtggggtggggtaagggTTTAAAGCTCTGGGGTAAGAGCACCCTATTCTGCCTTACATGCACGCCTCCGACAAGCTTTCTAGCCTCTCTGGATCTGTTCCTCGGTTTAGTAGGGAGAGAGGAATGCATGAGACTGTAAGGCCTGAGGAGTCTGAATCCCTTGCATTCTAACCTTAATTTTCCTTCTGTAAAATTAATATGCGTACTTCCCTTAGCTCAGGTGCACTTTACACGGGAGGGAATGTGGACTCTTAGGACGATACCAAGAGTGCACCGTTTTACAATGCTGGACTTATGGTTAAGCTGTGCTGAGATGTGTAAGGTGCTCAGTGCAGTGTTTGCTGCAGAGGACAAGATCTATGACTGGGCTCGGGCCTCTTCCTGTGGTAGCTTGCTATCTCCGGCCAATGGACTAAGACTCTATCTGCACTTGGAGAGATCAAAACTGGTCTTTCCATGATTTAAAGGATATGGTTAggtgtgaggggctggggtgggactTTCCTTTTGGAAGGGTCCTTCAGCAGTGCCAGAATACTTTCCCCTGTTCTGAAGAGAAGTCATTCGGACATTTATCAAGGCCCCGGTGTATGCCAAATTCTAGATTAACCACCATGAACTTAACACTTCCCCCAAGTAGCTCCTAAGAGCTGAGCTCTCCACTCCATCCCATGAACCTTCCCATGATATTAACCCTGTTTCTTACCTGTGCCACCTATAGAGGGCAAACAGCAAGAGGAGGCTAAGGTGGGCAGCCAACAGGGCTAGATGGAAGGCACGATGCAGGAAGATGGTTTCAGGCAGGAAGCGCCAGTTTACTGTCCATTGGAAAAGAAACTGACGACCAAGGTCAAAGGAGCGGGATAGGTAGCCAATGGGGTTCTCCAGCAGGAAGGGCAATCCCAGCACCACCTGGGAATGGGTGAAGCCAGCAGAGCTGCTTAGGCTTGCCACAGCCTTCAGGGTAGTCACTTAGGAGAGCATAGTGAGACAGAAGCCTCAAAAGCTCCTTTATTTCCACAAGGAGTAGCAGGAAAGCCTCCCCACTCTCACCCCCTGCTAGAGCCTGACACCACAGAGGCACAGGAGGGGGTTGATCACACTGCCTTTCTCAAGAGTTCACCAAAtcgtgggctggagagacagacagctcagttgttaagagcatttgttgctcttctggaggtgctgagtttaactcccagcaaccacatggtagctcatggttatctgtaatgggatctgatctttttctgtcatgcaggcacacatgcaaattgagctctcatacacataaataaatgaatggataaataaataaaccttaaaaaaaatcttgaaaaaaatttcacttgatgtgtgtgtgtgtgtgtgtgtgtgtgtgtatgtatgtgtggtgtgtgtgtgtgtttgaagggGGAAGGAGGTATTTagagagagagtctcactatgtagtcctggctggcctggcatttgtagaccagggtgcCCCTCAAATCAGagacctcccaagtgctagggttaaagatgtgtaccaccatgcctagctagtTGATCAGGTCTTAAGCAAGCAGCTTTAGGAAGGCTCTGAGAGGCCTGGCAAGTTCAGTAGCCATGGGATCTAAAGTGGCTGCCCAGTGAAAGCAACAACTCCAAACTCTTGTCTGTTGGCTTTTGAGAAAGCCCTAAGAGATTTAAGGAGATCTGTCTCTTCGGTAAGGGGCGGCCCTTTCTCATCAGTAAGGGCAGGATAGACAGTTACCTGAAGAGCAGCACAGATGGCCAGCTTGGGGAGGGCACCACGGAAGCCAAACTGAGTAAGAAGAAGAAATAGCAATCCCGGGGCGAAGAGCAGCACGTTCATCTTCACCGAGACAGCCAGGCTGAAATGGACAAAGGACAGGAAAAGTCCAGGGTCAGCTCCAGGACTGGGTGCCCCTTGGAACGACACCCCCAACTCCCCCACAGATCTTCTCCTCAGGTTATTAAGTGCTAGGATGTGGTCTCTATCCAGAACTGTTAGAGGAGCACAGATGGCCTGAGAGGAGGCTGGGAAGAAGGGAATAATACCTGTCCCTCTATCCAGACTAAATGGACATGCACTGATTGACATACTTAAGGGCCAACTCCAACAATGGATGCCATCTGGGAACAACATAGGAAGAAAGCATGAGGAGAGGAACTTTCTACAGATCCTTGACTTGTTCAGGGTGGCCAGAGCGACCTACAGTAACtaaccactcccccccccccccagtcagggtttctctgtgtagccctggctgtcctggaactcagaaatccgcctgcctctgcctcccaagtgctgggattaaaggcgtgcaccaccactgcctggctatctaACCACTCTTGATGTCCTCTCCTGCAGAACATTGGGAAGATATGGAAATGTGACTGAGGGGGGCAGAAGGAAAAGGCTCTGACCTGAAACAGcagcagccccagctccagcACTGTGCCAGGAAAAGGTTGATGCTCAGGAAGAGCAAGGCCATAGCTACTGGGTCATTGAAGAGTCGCAGTACAAAGATGGAATGGACACGGTAAGAGGCACAACACATGAAGAAAAAGACGAAGGGAGGTACCTAAAGGGTGGGCACCAACGTCAGCTCCCCAAACCTGAgccacccccacca encodes:
- the Alg3 gene encoding dol-P-Man:Man(5)GlcNAc(2)-PP-Dol alpha-1,3-mannosyltransferase isoform X2, translated to MATACLARTLPTAAGTTLHIAGGLLPLHSRDTEIDWKAYMAQVEGFVNGTYDYTQLQGDTGPLVYPAGFLYIFTGLFYATDRGTDIPMAQNIFAVLYLVTLVLVFLIYHQTSKVPPFVFFFMCCASYRVHSIFVLRLFNDPVAMALLFLSINLFLAQCWSWGCCCFSLAVSVKMNVLLFAPGLLFLLLTQFGFRGALPKLAICAALQVVLGLPFLLENPIGYLSRSFDLGRQFLFQWTVNWRFLPETIFLHRAFHLALLAAHLSLLLLFALYRWHRTGESILALLKDPSKRKVPPQPLTPNQIVSILFTSNFIGICFSRSLHYQFYVWYFHTLPYLLWAMPARWLTHLLRLLVLGLIELSWNTYPSTSFSSAALHLCHAVILLQLWLSPQFFPKSIQPSRKTH
- the Alg3 gene encoding dol-P-Man:Man(5)GlcNAc(2)-PP-Dol alpha-1,3-mannosyltransferase isoform X1 gives rise to the protein MAAGLRKRGQPASVGQPAGIWKQWLQRAWQERYLLLREPRYTLLVASCLCIAEVGITFWVIHRVAYTEIDWKAYMAQVEGFVNGTYDYTQLQGDTGPLVYPAGFLYIFTGLFYATDRGTDIPMAQNIFAVLYLVTLVLVFLIYHQTSKVPPFVFFFMCCASYRVHSIFVLRLFNDPVAMALLFLSINLFLAQCWSWGCCCFSLAVSVKMNVLLFAPGLLFLLLTQFGFRGALPKLAICAALQVVLGLPFLLENPIGYLSRSFDLGRQFLFQWTVNWRFLPETIFLHRAFHLALLAAHLSLLLLFALYRWHRTGESILALLKDPSKRKVPPQPLTPNQIVSILFTSNFIGICFSRSLHYQFYVWYFHTLPYLLWAMPARWLTHLLRLLVLGLIELSWNTYPSTSFSSAALHLCHAVILLQLWLSPQFFPKSIQPSRKTH